A DNA window from Natrinema amylolyticum contains the following coding sequences:
- a CDS encoding RNA-guided endonuclease InsQ/TnpB family protein, translating to MYYNYKYRLDPPEALTETLLYHVDTCRQLYNHVLSLLNESDDIPARYEVQGQLPDLKTWWDDLGDVHSKVLQMVIKRVYDNLSTLKAQKENGHAVGMLKWKPPREYRSLTYNQSGFKLKNTSGRPVLWLSKIGEIPIHLHRDIPESATIKQVAVKQEPSGEWYATFGIDMDKETPEKPGNPEKVVGIDVGILKYAHDTDGYAIESPDFSEERERLERAQRDLSRKEHGSGNWEKQRRVVAERHVELKRKRRDFFHKLSNHYVREYDLVAVEDLDAKGLVELPGNSRNRAGAAWGTFLRMLEYKCEREGTYLVAVDPRGTTKECASCGVSTEKPLWVREHSCPACGFEADRDANAAWNILSRGLEEVGVVHSESAPVETALPVDTPVSAKHVVETGSPTLKERTASAVSE from the coding sequence ATGTACTACAACTACAAGTATCGACTCGACCCACCGGAAGCCCTCACCGAGACGCTTCTGTACCACGTCGATACTTGTAGACAACTCTACAACCACGTTCTCTCCCTGCTCAACGAGTCCGACGACATTCCCGCTCGCTACGAGGTGCAGGGGCAACTCCCCGACCTCAAAACGTGGTGGGACGACCTCGGAGACGTTCACTCGAAAGTCCTCCAGATGGTCATCAAGCGCGTCTATGACAACCTCTCTACGCTAAAAGCGCAGAAGGAGAACGGGCATGCCGTGGGAATGCTCAAGTGGAAACCGCCTCGGGAGTATCGGTCGCTCACCTACAACCAGTCCGGCTTCAAACTCAAGAATACGAGTGGTCGGCCTGTCCTGTGGTTGAGCAAAATCGGAGAGATTCCAATTCACCTCCATCGAGATATTCCTGAAAGCGCGACCATCAAACAGGTCGCGGTCAAGCAAGAACCTTCGGGTGAGTGGTACGCTACGTTCGGCATCGACATGGACAAAGAAACGCCCGAGAAACCGGGGAACCCCGAGAAGGTCGTCGGCATCGACGTGGGGATTCTCAAGTACGCCCACGACACCGACGGGTACGCCATCGAGAGTCCTGACTTCAGCGAGGAACGTGAGCGACTCGAACGCGCACAACGTGACCTCTCACGGAAGGAACACGGCTCTGGGAATTGGGAGAAACAGCGCCGAGTCGTGGCCGAACGTCACGTCGAGTTGAAGCGGAAGCGTCGGGATTTCTTTCACAAGTTGTCGAACCACTACGTCCGCGAGTACGACCTCGTGGCCGTGGAGGACTTGGACGCGAAGGGCTTGGTCGAACTGCCGGGCAACTCTCGTAACCGGGCGGGAGCGGCGTGGGGAACGTTCCTGCGGATGCTCGAATACAAGTGCGAGCGGGAAGGGACGTATCTCGTCGCGGTTGACCCGAGAGGGACGACCAAAGAGTGCGCGTCCTGCGGCGTTTCGACGGAGAAGCCGCTATGGGTGCGCGAACACTCCTGTCCTGCCTGCGGTTTTGAGGCGGACAGGGACGCGAACGCGGCGTGGAACATCCTTTCTCGCGGTCTTGAAGAAGTAGGAGTGGTTCACTCCGAATCAGCGCCTGTGGAGACTGCGCTCCCTGTGGATACGCCTGTATCTGCAAAGCACGTCGTGGAAACAGGAAGCCCCACCCTCAAGGAGCGAACGGCGTCAGCCGTGAGCGAGTAG
- a CDS encoding TRAM domain-containing protein: MVEIPHSLRSLFSAPIEEQDGTYIIEVPSSEVNHEALSANETYRVAILESPVSTESSMQEESQQSHSRETVSRAPLEPPVDEGEVRDVTIETVGDQGDGIAKVERGYVVIVPGAQPGDEPTVEIEQVQENVAFASIVDSDPRAL; encoded by the coding sequence ATGGTTGAGATCCCCCATTCCCTTCGCTCTCTGTTCAGCGCTCCAATCGAAGAACAAGATGGGACGTACATTATTGAAGTTCCTTCGAGTGAAGTTAATCATGAAGCGTTGTCAGCTAACGAAACGTATCGCGTAGCGATTCTTGAGTCTCCTGTCTCGACAGAGTCATCGATGCAAGAAGAGTCACAGCAATCCCACTCTCGGGAGACCGTGAGCCGCGCCCCGTTGGAACCCCCTGTCGATGAAGGCGAGGTGCGTGATGTAACAATTGAGACTGTCGGCGATCAGGGCGACGGTATTGCAAAAGTCGAACGTGGCTACGTCGTGATTGTCCCCGGTGCCCAACCTGGTGACGAGCCGACCGTCGAAATCGAGCAGGTTCAGGAGAACGTTGCGTTTGCGAGTATCGTCGATAGCGATCCGCGAGCACTCTAA
- a CDS encoding DUF2080 family transposase-associated protein, producing the protein MDRFEIEGEEVLDGTAKPSGNSAHVIVPKRWRGADVKVVRVSELSSDE; encoded by the coding sequence ATGGATAGATTTGAAATCGAAGGTGAAGAAGTCCTCGACGGGACTGCAAAACCGTCGGGAAATAGTGCCCACGTCATCGTTCCCAAACGCTGGCGCGGAGCCGACGTGAAAGTCGTCCGCGTCTCCGAACTTAGTTCAGACGAGTAG